From a region of the Dermatophagoides farinae isolate YC_2012a chromosome 3, ASM2471394v1, whole genome shotgun sequence genome:
- the LOC124494711 gene encoding uncharacterized protein LOC124494711: MMQSNDKSRLRQQTTTTTTTTTNIRNKIDFCQMSAFKQFKSPFYCVISNDECDFICHTIFIMATSDYFRGMLDQTEDEYEYGEIKNGIDYRRKIPRIYVKRFDSHSLESFIKFAYMLRLDHIDSIMMKKLLEFSSYINCIEMMNYLQMKSKEFNLH; encoded by the exons ATGATGCAATCGAATGATAAAAGCCGACTACggcaacaaacaacaacaacaacgacgacgacgacgaataTTCGAAATAAAATCGATTTCTGCCAAATGTCTGCAtttaaacaatttaaaaGCCCATTTTATTGTGTTATtagtaatgatgaatgtgattTCATTTGTCATACTATATTTATAATGGCAACGTCGGATTATTTTCGCGGAATGTTGGATCAAACAGaagatgaatatgaatatggTGAGATAAAAAATGGTATCGACTATCGACGAAAGATTCCAAG GATTTATGTGAAGCGATTTGATAGCCATTCATTggaatcattcatcaaatttgcCTATATGTTACGATTGGATCATATtgattcgataatgatgaaaaagttaCTTGAATTTAGTTCATATATCAACTGTatagaaatgatgaattatttgcAAATGAAAAGTAAAGAATTCAATCTACACTGA